The Pricia mediterranea genome includes a window with the following:
- a CDS encoding helix-turn-helix domain-containing protein has translation MKNFGQLGSMETEHTTPRISLTLGKITESHFNQGKRLKQCDASGTYDLKTKIDSNGIQIVFKEILFDFFKVAVGTFNATKTVQLDYTFIGETVQMVFLPKGNATMFTLDRKYHFKSNECNIFFGTDAEGTLILEKGENSFFLVDIQKDFFIKNFPRYKNFEDFRKQIQNDQAGFVRNENMSITPEMLLLINAVRHCRCNDHFRKIHMHAKVMELLLVQLDLFKVNVERTEQVSPCNMTKMQIARNYLSENFRDPMTLSELSKKIGTNEFLLKRDFKSLFGTTVFGYVADIRMKKAKTLLLQGEFSIGQISDEVGYKNPQHFSTAFKRKFGMPPSAIKSSHKN, from the coding sequence ATGAAGAATTTCGGGCAGTTGGGTAGCATGGAAACCGAACATACCACACCACGGATTTCGCTCACGCTGGGAAAGATTACCGAGAGTCATTTTAATCAAGGTAAACGACTAAAGCAGTGTGACGCATCCGGGACCTATGATCTAAAGACCAAAATTGATTCTAATGGAATTCAAATAGTTTTTAAGGAAATTCTTTTTGATTTTTTTAAAGTAGCGGTAGGCACTTTCAACGCCACCAAGACCGTTCAGCTCGATTACACTTTTATCGGTGAGACGGTACAAATGGTGTTTCTTCCCAAAGGAAACGCTACAATGTTCACGTTAGACAGAAAGTACCATTTCAAAAGTAACGAATGCAATATTTTCTTTGGAACCGATGCGGAAGGCACGTTAATTCTGGAAAAGGGTGAAAACAGCTTTTTTCTAGTCGACATTCAAAAAGACTTTTTCATCAAAAACTTTCCGAGGTACAAAAATTTTGAGGACTTCAGGAAACAGATCCAGAACGACCAAGCGGGTTTTGTTAGAAATGAAAACATGTCGATTACCCCCGAAATGCTGCTGTTGATCAACGCCGTACGTCATTGTCGTTGTAATGATCATTTTCGAAAAATACACATGCATGCTAAAGTTATGGAGCTGTTATTAGTGCAGCTTGACCTCTTTAAAGTAAATGTAGAGCGCACCGAGCAGGTAAGTCCCTGTAATATGACGAAGATGCAGATCGCCCGAAATTACCTTTCGGAAAATTTCAGGGACCCGATGACCTTGTCCGAACTATCCAAAAAAATAGGTACCAACGAATTTTTGCTGAAACGGGATTTTAAGTCCTTGTTCGGTACCACCGTCTTTGGATACGTAGCCGACATACGGATGAAGAAGGCCAAAACATTGCTTTTGCAAGGTGAATTTTCCATAGGTCAAATTTCCGACGAAGTCGGCTATAAAAATCCCCAACACTTTTCAACGGCTTTTAAACGAAAATTCGGGATGCCGCCTAGCGCTATTAAAAGCAGTCATAAAAATTGA
- a CDS encoding pentapeptide repeat-containing protein yields MGIFDPLVRYGNVENIILKLSSPEAYNDPVVKYGHVRRIEPYNYVKQIFERHRHYTQFIERKWNAMELVPKEMIQLHDAEGRILYELEKSPLFPDYRAVLNDALATGVRLDGLQVISQNLDGLLWKGIMASNLSFTDCSLRKSRFGACDFENFSFSSCTCTGVKFRNTKVGGLSCFDSDLDRASFGNIRIPNGYFTGCSLEYARFTDSDLSRTGCHTTILCGALFEHCTLDSCSFVYGYPKKEWLTELTLDDCSLKGTTMAFTNDISMINFCDCKVRDI; encoded by the coding sequence TTGGGTATATTCGACCCGCTAGTCCGGTACGGCAATGTGGAGAATATAATCCTAAAACTAAGTAGTCCCGAAGCCTATAACGACCCCGTCGTTAAATACGGCCATGTTCGCCGGATCGAGCCTTACAACTACGTAAAGCAGATTTTTGAGCGCCACCGGCACTATACCCAGTTTATCGAGCGGAAGTGGAATGCTATGGAACTCGTACCAAAAGAAATGATTCAACTTCATGACGCGGAAGGCCGTATTCTCTACGAATTGGAAAAATCCCCCTTGTTCCCAGATTACAGGGCGGTGCTCAACGACGCTTTGGCGACAGGGGTGCGGTTGGACGGCCTTCAGGTAATCTCCCAAAACCTCGATGGGCTGTTATGGAAAGGAATAATGGCCTCGAACCTAAGCTTCACGGACTGCTCGTTACGGAAAAGCCGCTTTGGGGCTTGCGATTTTGAAAACTTCTCGTTCTCCTCCTGCACCTGTACCGGTGTTAAGTTCCGCAACACCAAGGTCGGTGGTCTGAGCTGTTTCGATTCCGATCTCGACCGGGCAAGTTTTGGGAACATCCGGATTCCCAACGGCTATTTTACCGGATGCTCCCTAGAATACGCCCGATTCACGGACTCCGACTTGTCCCGCACCGGATGCCACACCACCATACTTTGTGGGGCCCTTTTTGAACACTGCACGTTGGACAGTTGCTCGTTCGTGTATGGATATCCTAAAAAAGAGTGGCTGACCGAACTGACCCTGGATGACTGTTCTTTAAAAGGGACAACTATGGCTTTTACGAACGACATCTCCATGATCAACTTTTGTGACTGTAAGGTACGGGACATCTAA
- a CDS encoding PepSY-associated TM helix domain-containing protein — MGKRVYNIVFHTHTISGIIISAALYVIFFTGSISFLRDEISAWERNEPISADYFRTVDFDKALHVLSEDRDLYGRDISFSNRYFERRMASSMTASKDTTMKAPPEQGRRENFFYMDMDTFEKRDYTANYSLGEFFYRLHFFAQLNFFGRSGYFLSGLVAFFFLFSVITGVVVHWKKIIQSFYVFRPGAKWKTIWTDAHVALGMIGLPYQFMFALTGCYLMIGYMFMLPPVEALVYDGDAEKLQKAMRYEAVDDYPFEADKLERTVPIGQFIDSTLKKYPDVALNQLQIFNYGDTGMHVKVSGSPRYSDKLLGTGHLTFRASDGMLADEKNPYQKTGYVEGASDTMRRLHYGDFGGYGMKLIYLVLGFVTCFVILSGVLIWLVARKNKTVSRSKQRFNEWLVHVYLAVCLSLYPITAIAFIAVKLFADTVETSPKTFLYQVFFWGWLVFSVFFIFKRNNRFTNMTNLFLGGILGFFVPISNGIVTGNWPWISWSKGYSQIFVVDVFWIVLSLTAFAILLKLKANAKNKEGTTLQKKKPLRPKKQVEAGVPL, encoded by the coding sequence ATGGGCAAAAGAGTCTATAATATCGTTTTTCATACCCATACCATCAGTGGTATTATTATCAGCGCCGCCCTGTACGTGATTTTTTTTACGGGTTCCATTTCCTTTTTGCGCGATGAGATCAGTGCCTGGGAGCGTAACGAGCCCATATCAGCCGATTACTTCCGTACCGTCGATTTTGACAAGGCACTACATGTTCTTTCCGAAGACCGTGACCTCTACGGCCGCGACATCTCTTTTTCGAACCGTTATTTTGAACGGAGGATGGCCTCCTCCATGACAGCATCAAAAGATACCACCATGAAGGCTCCCCCGGAACAAGGTCGTCGGGAGAATTTCTTTTATATGGACATGGATACCTTTGAAAAGAGGGATTACACCGCAAACTATTCCTTGGGCGAGTTCTTTTATCGGCTTCATTTTTTCGCCCAGTTAAACTTTTTTGGACGTTCCGGCTATTTTTTGTCCGGGTTGGTGGCCTTTTTCTTCCTGTTTTCCGTGATAACGGGAGTCGTGGTACATTGGAAAAAAATCATCCAAAGCTTCTACGTATTTCGGCCCGGGGCCAAGTGGAAGACCATTTGGACAGATGCGCATGTGGCCTTGGGCATGATTGGTCTGCCCTACCAATTTATGTTCGCCCTGACCGGATGTTATCTTATGATCGGGTATATGTTCATGTTGCCGCCCGTTGAGGCCCTAGTCTATGATGGGGATGCTGAAAAGCTGCAGAAGGCCATGCGGTACGAGGCTGTTGATGATTACCCCTTTGAGGCCGATAAGCTGGAAAGAACGGTACCTATCGGTCAATTTATTGACAGTACCTTAAAAAAATATCCGGATGTAGCCCTGAACCAGCTTCAAATTTTTAATTACGGCGATACGGGTATGCACGTAAAGGTATCGGGTTCGCCCCGGTATTCCGATAAACTTTTGGGTACGGGACACCTGACCTTTCGGGCAAGCGATGGGATGTTGGCCGATGAAAAAAATCCGTATCAAAAGACCGGGTACGTTGAGGGCGCAAGTGATACGATGCGCAGGCTGCATTATGGCGACTTTGGAGGCTACGGTATGAAATTGATCTATCTCGTGCTGGGTTTTGTCACCTGCTTTGTCATTCTCTCCGGGGTGTTGATCTGGTTGGTGGCCCGAAAGAACAAAACGGTGTCCCGATCAAAACAACGGTTCAACGAATGGCTGGTGCATGTATATTTAGCGGTTTGCTTGAGCCTGTATCCCATCACGGCTATCGCTTTTATCGCCGTAAAACTATTTGCCGATACGGTCGAAACCTCACCAAAGACGTTTTTGTATCAGGTCTTCTTTTGGGGGTGGCTGGTGTTTTCGGTTTTCTTCATTTTTAAAAGAAACAATCGTTTCACCAATATGACGAACCTCTTTTTAGGAGGGATTTTGGGATTTTTTGTACCCATATCCAACGGTATCGTTACAGGAAATTGGCCTTGGATTTCATGGTCAAAGGGATATAGTCAAATTTTTGTGGTGGACGTATTTTGGATTGTTCTTTCACTTACCGCCTTTGCTATTTTGCTCAAATTGAAAGCGAATGCGAAAAATAAAGAGGGGACTACGCTTCAGAAAAAGAAACCACTTCGACCTAAAAAGCAAGTGGAAGCCGGGGTACCCCTCTAA
- a CDS encoding TonB-dependent receptor — translation MKKFLAPLGVLLFLALPQNILGQATTTKISGTVSEQGGRPVFGATVLLRHTDIGVVTETDGSFEITGQFAGEYILEVSYMGYKKGLQKLTLELGKSYTTDVSMEEDSVTLNEVTVTGKSTVQQVRDKAFNVGVVDTKKLHTTSLDIGHALDRVSGVRVRESGGVGSQMNFSINGFRGRQVRFFIDGVPMDNFGSAFQLNNIPVNLSERIEVYKGVVPVGPGSDALGGAVNIVTNTYAKSHLDLSYSYGSFNTHRSTVNAVYVGKSGFILQLNAFQNYSDNNYDVLVDVADIDTGAYFPDRTVERFHDNYHNETLIANVGVVNKPYADELLFGMTLGQNYREIQTGARMVSVFGGWHRKGTILMPSIKYTKEDFLVKGLRAQLNGNYNFGQEQNIDTLNRRYNWFGQFKEYKGPGGERSYSLYKYRNNTGIGIANFNYQINKKHALALSSTLNSFDREGSDELNPENDLYEQPRKTLKNVAGLGYTYTSENFNASVFAKHYFQQNKFAQSYNPTGNYGDIAYVNSVNAFNNLGYGMAATYFLNDNFQVKGSFENSYRLPEANELYGDQINLTGNIDLKPESSKNYNLGASYWVSLKNLHQLNFNASAFYRDAKDFIRPRLDNNQAMQVNDNLGNVTNLGVEAEIRYQFGNKITAGANFTYENLRNNTQFIEGQTVESVVYRDRIPNVPYLYGNADASYNFSNLWGKGHTLSLGYNLLYVHAFYLYWPSLGSDKLDVPEQISHDVTLTYGFSDKLRFTLECRNLADSLLYDNFSLQKPGRSFFGKINYTIF, via the coding sequence ATGAAAAAGTTTTTAGCTCCGTTAGGTGTACTCCTGTTTTTAGCGCTTCCTCAAAACATATTGGGCCAGGCAACTACAACTAAAATCTCGGGTACAGTTTCCGAACAGGGGGGGAGGCCGGTTTTCGGGGCGACCGTGCTATTGCGGCATACCGATATCGGAGTAGTGACCGAGACCGACGGTTCTTTTGAAATCACCGGGCAGTTCGCAGGGGAATATATTTTGGAAGTCTCTTATATGGGATACAAAAAGGGACTTCAAAAGCTGACCTTGGAACTAGGAAAATCTTATACGACCGACGTTTCCATGGAAGAGGATAGCGTGACCCTGAACGAGGTCACCGTTACCGGAAAGAGTACCGTACAACAAGTACGCGATAAAGCCTTTAACGTCGGTGTGGTCGACACTAAAAAACTGCACACCACTAGCTTGGATATCGGTCACGCCCTAGATCGGGTCTCTGGGGTCAGGGTCAGGGAAAGTGGGGGCGTGGGTTCGCAGATGAATTTTTCCATTAACGGATTTAGGGGCAGGCAGGTCCGTTTCTTTATCGATGGCGTTCCTATGGATAATTTCGGTTCCGCCTTTCAGCTCAATAACATTCCCGTGAACCTCTCCGAACGCATAGAGGTTTACAAGGGGGTAGTGCCCGTAGGCCCAGGTTCCGATGCCTTGGGCGGGGCCGTCAATATCGTGACCAATACGTATGCGAAGAGCCATCTTGACCTTTCCTATTCCTACGGATCGTTCAATACCCATCGCAGTACCGTCAATGCGGTTTATGTGGGCAAATCCGGTTTTATACTGCAACTGAATGCTTTTCAGAACTATTCAGACAATAACTACGATGTTTTGGTAGATGTGGCCGATATCGATACAGGCGCTTATTTTCCGGACCGGACCGTAGAACGTTTTCACGATAATTATCACAACGAGACCCTGATCGCCAACGTCGGGGTGGTCAATAAGCCTTACGCCGATGAGCTGCTTTTTGGCATGACCTTGGGGCAGAACTATCGCGAAATTCAGACTGGCGCACGCATGGTCAGCGTTTTTGGTGGCTGGCACAGAAAAGGGACGATCTTAATGCCCAGCATCAAATACACAAAAGAAGATTTTTTGGTCAAGGGCTTAAGGGCACAGCTCAACGGCAACTACAATTTTGGCCAAGAGCAGAATATCGATACCCTTAACCGCCGTTACAATTGGTTTGGACAGTTTAAGGAATATAAAGGTCCCGGTGGGGAACGTTCCTACTCCCTTTACAAATACCGGAACAATACGGGTATCGGTATCGCCAATTTCAATTATCAGATCAACAAAAAACATGCCCTGGCCTTAAGCAGTACCCTAAATTCATTTGACCGCGAGGGTTCCGACGAGCTGAATCCCGAGAACGACCTTTACGAACAGCCCCGAAAGACCTTGAAAAACGTAGCGGGTCTCGGGTATACCTATACCTCCGAGAATTTCAATGCATCGGTCTTTGCCAAACACTATTTTCAACAGAACAAGTTTGCCCAATCCTACAATCCCACCGGAAATTACGGGGATATTGCCTATGTGAACAGTGTAAACGCGTTTAACAACTTGGGATACGGCATGGCGGCCACTTATTTTCTTAATGATAACTTCCAAGTAAAGGGATCCTTCGAAAATAGTTACCGCCTTCCGGAAGCCAATGAGCTATACGGAGACCAGATCAATCTGACGGGCAATATAGACTTGAAGCCCGAAAGTAGCAAGAACTATAATTTGGGAGCCAGCTATTGGGTATCCCTTAAAAATCTCCATCAGCTTAATTTCAATGCCAGCGCATTCTATCGCGACGCAAAGGACTTTATCCGCCCAAGACTCGATAACAACCAGGCCATGCAGGTCAACGATAACCTTGGTAATGTTACGAACTTGGGGGTCGAGGCCGAGATACGCTACCAATTCGGCAACAAAATAACGGCCGGGGCGAATTTCACCTATGAGAACCTGAGGAACAATACCCAATTTATCGAGGGCCAGACCGTAGAGAGCGTGGTGTATCGCGACCGCATACCCAACGTGCCCTATCTCTACGGAAATGCCGATGCCAGCTATAACTTCTCAAACCTTTGGGGAAAAGGCCATACGCTGAGCTTGGGGTACAACCTCTTATACGTACATGCGTTCTACCTCTACTGGCCCAGTCTAGGGAGTGATAAATTGGATGTACCCGAACAAATTTCGCATGATGTTACCCTGACGTATGGCTTTAGCGACAAGCTACGGTTTACGCTGGAATGCAGAAACCTTGCCGATAGCCTTTTATACGACAACTTTAGTTTACAGAAACCCGGAAGAAGTTTTTTCGGAAAAATCAATTACACCATTTTTTAA
- a CDS encoding DUF4374 domain-containing protein has protein sequence MKRTRFYLSAIATTALLFMSCSSDDTPTETPVNPGGENPDPNEIVAKYLVTATPTASEGVADYILTVDNLDQGVISTEGNGIEQDGTYRYYVQNNGKFFSLLYGQGNPGAVTTYELNADGALEKLSDFQSETVQAFAPVNDDLLLIKISRNSDSPIASWYRLDTETSTFVDEGQINTQELADKENGEIAFFSWITQVENKVFLPYFTIKACCDDSFGTAYPNEANIAVYSYPDMTLEKVINDDRTSSIGRYFINGLSVDEKGDAYAFSSGIAKNNNELATTLPSAITRIKSGTTEFDDSYYFNVEEASNGYYVTTQMYLGNGKFLTNMAEVSKKAEPGSEYGTGPKYAIIDVYAKSITWVTGMPDEANIVKVTARNNLVTEDGAAAYVGVTTQTGSYIYNIDVASAAATQGLEVQGGTITAIDKVETSAEVAN, from the coding sequence ATGAAAAGAACGCGTTTTTATTTAAGTGCAATAGCGACTACTGCCCTATTATTCATGTCGTGCAGTAGCGATGATACCCCCACAGAGACCCCGGTGAACCCCGGGGGAGAAAACCCCGACCCTAACGAGATAGTCGCCAAGTATCTGGTAACGGCAACCCCTACGGCTTCCGAGGGCGTAGCGGACTATATTCTGACCGTTGATAATCTCGACCAAGGCGTTATTTCGACCGAAGGCAACGGTATCGAACAAGATGGCACCTACCGGTACTACGTTCAGAACAACGGTAAATTTTTCAGCCTGTTGTACGGCCAGGGCAACCCTGGTGCCGTAACCACCTATGAACTGAACGCAGATGGCGCGTTGGAGAAGCTTTCGGATTTTCAATCGGAGACCGTTCAGGCCTTTGCTCCGGTAAATGACGATTTATTGCTGATAAAGATTTCCAGAAACAGCGACTCGCCCATTGCCTCCTGGTACCGTTTAGATACCGAAACGTCTACCTTCGTAGATGAGGGGCAAATCAATACCCAAGAACTGGCCGATAAGGAGAATGGCGAGATCGCCTTCTTTTCATGGATTACGCAAGTGGAGAATAAGGTTTTTCTTCCCTACTTTACCATAAAGGCCTGTTGTGACGACTCGTTTGGTACAGCATACCCCAACGAGGCCAATATAGCGGTATACTCCTATCCCGATATGACCTTGGAAAAAGTCATCAATGATGACCGTACAAGCTCTATTGGACGTTACTTTATAAACGGGCTCTCGGTGGATGAGAAAGGGGATGCCTATGCATTTTCTTCCGGTATCGCCAAAAATAACAATGAGCTGGCGACTACCTTGCCATCTGCCATTACACGTATTAAAAGCGGTACGACCGAGTTCGACGATAGTTATTACTTCAATGTAGAAGAAGCGTCCAATGGATATTATGTGACTACGCAGATGTATTTGGGCAACGGTAAATTTTTGACGAATATGGCCGAAGTATCCAAGAAGGCTGAGCCTGGCAGCGAATACGGAACCGGACCCAAATATGCCATCATCGATGTATATGCCAAATCGATTACCTGGGTAACGGGTATGCCCGACGAGGCGAACATCGTTAAGGTGACCGCACGGAACAACCTTGTGACGGAAGACGGAGCGGCTGCCTACGTGGGGGTTACCACTCAAACCGGGAGCTATATCTATAACATTGACGTGGCAAGTGCGGCCGCTACCCAGGGCCTTGAAGTACAAGGAGGTACTATTACGGCAATCGATAAAGTAGAAACTTCCGCAGAAGTGGCCAATTAA